One window of Magallana gigas chromosome 2, xbMagGiga1.1, whole genome shotgun sequence genomic DNA carries:
- the LOC105330373 gene encoding degenerin-like protein del-10 isoform X2 produces the protein MEPSKIRRVDAFEKSYTPNGQNTRVAAPNSPGMSQRYQRFRSSLHEYGNSASFHGLRFVTDPLANKPRRLIWLCLLTACLAVLVYQIVDRVTHFYSYPVTVNVKVNYNTTLQFPAVTICNQNAFKATLSATLSRYRLIEEMYTEPETFNQDRLREFSAENISLADLYLESAHRKEDFIFRSVWKGHPVADSDIHELVTDHGVCYTFKNTGLDGFVTSPGVENGLRLTLNIEQYEYMPGPHDAAGIKMLLHDRDEIPRVHALGQAIPPGAHVFVGVKIVEVTNLPLPHGSCLDKTLEYSDVYTTEACQLDCLTRRAGQICGCRSLFMPQKNGYPPICTLDAFYGCLQNVLESFPAESADLCDCPVPCYFRLYETDISYASTSAYTLNKLLGEDDKNNLTEKLLRASEVTSRYELNKFSKIQKLNDRLKRNMNELREKVTVNLKETVSSAIVAVNDRYQDIEEHYNWKEYLYRYQAYIMEKNFMRPRDAYEERTFHIVALGYAEYIMKIESRIRRLANGNIVDASSRQVLFDDTLDLLSSRRKIVETALVNFTTLIEAYDTGIQIFNYKFFSTPRSHNIPAAPKPLIKESRVHNSYAKKYGKRFGTYLNRTINILNFCQSVVDEAFYNKTLDEGNMTECRETFRFLMRNWVFARSVFYFETIDWPLKQIEERLKNFDILWNELKTVYENLDISLASLKSEIEVFEKSTFVEMEDIHDAIEGYLNDTVTKANVSDIFTSTNFRHLTTSFDQFFQHVRSKESSVSDWIQQLAKDAFEILKVIVNDEDSWEYYNFTGKTHYLGNISEIGQNLGENFTFVAELMHFSDFINGTDSNILSTYNDIVQGMTEYKESLKIDSSFIKDNFLNVDIFYRQMSYEEIHQQKAYEMFSLWCDIGGTMGLFLGASFLSVVEIVDFIFTHLTFAKTPKEDQVKKIYL, from the exons ACTGATATGGCTCTGTTTGCTGACGGCATGCCTCGCTGTTCTTGTGTATCAGATAGTGGACCGTGTCACACACTTTTATTCCTACCCAGTCACAGTTAATGTAAAAGTCAACTATAACACGACACTACAGTTTCCGGCTGTCACAATTTGCAACCAAAATGCATTCAA AGCAACATTGTCTGCTACCTTAAGTAGATACAGACTTATTGAAGAAATGTATACGGAGCCTGAAACCTTTAACCAGGACCGACTCCGTGAATTTTCAGCTGAGAACATCTCTCTCGCTGATCTGTATTTAGAATCTGCACACAGAAAGGAAGACTTTATTTTCAG AAGTGTGTGGAAAGGCCACCCTGTAGCAGACTCCGATATACACGAGCTGGTGACAGACCACGGAGTCTGTTATACCTTCAAAAATACGGGCCTGGATGGATTCGTCACATCTCCGG GTGTTGAAAATGGATTGCGTTTGACGTTGAACATTGAACAGTATGAATACATGCCTGGCCCCCATGATGCCGCCGGAATCAAGATGCTGCTCCACGACAGAGACGAAATCCCTCGCGTCCACGCCCTCGGGCAAGCTATTCCCCCGGGCGCCCATGTGTTTGTGGGCGTCAAGATAGTAGAG GTAACAAACCTCCCCCTACCCCACGGAAGCTGTCTGGACAAGACCTTGGAGTACTCGGACGTGTACACGACCGAGGCCTGTCAGCTAGACTGTCTAACCAGGAGGGCGGGGCAAATCTGTGGCTGTCGATCTTTATTCATGCCTCAAAAAAATG GATATCCTCCCATCTGTACGTTAGACGCATTTTATGGCTGCCTTCAAAATGTACTCG AATCCTTTCCAGCCGAATCAGCCGATCTCTGCGATTGCCCTGTACCGTGTTATTTCAGGCTCTACGAAACAGACATTTCGTATGCAAGTACATCGGCGTACACACTAAACAAACTATTAGGTGAAGATGATAAGAACAATTTAACTGAAAAGTTGTTGAGAGCTTCAGAAGTCACGTCTCGATACGAGCTCaacaagttttcaaaaattcagaAATTGAATGATCGTTTGAAACGTAATATGAACGAATTAAGAGAAAAAGTTACAGTCAATTTGAAAGAGACCGTCAGTAGTGCAATAGTGGCTGTAAACGATAGGTACCAAGATATCGAGGAGCATTACAACTGGAAAGAATACCTGTACAGATATCAAGCGTACATCATGGAGAAAAATTTTATGCGTCCAAGAGATGCATATGAGGAGCGCACATTTCATATTGTGGCTTTGGGCTATGCTGAATACATAATGAAAATAGAGAGTAGAATCCGCAGACTTGCCAATGGCAACATCGTCGACGCTTCGTCAAGACAGGTTCTTTTTGATGATACCTTAGACTTACTTAGTAGTAGACGAAAGATAGTAGAAACTGCTTTGGTGAATTTCACAACATTAATAGAAGCATACGACACTGGTATACAGATTTTCAATTACAAGTTTTTTAGTACTCCAAGATCACATAACATACCTGCGGCTCCGAAGCCGCTTATTAAGGAATcgagagttcataattcttacGCTAAAAAGTATGGAAAACGTTTCGGCACGTACCTTAACCGGACAATTAACATTCTCAATTTTTGCCAATCTGTGGTCGACGAGgctttttacaacaaaaccCTAGACGAAGGAAACATGACAGAATGTCGCGAGACTTTCCGTTTCCTAATGCGGAACTGGGTGTTTGCTAGAAGCGTATTCTACTTCGAAACAATAGACTGGCCACTGAAACAAATCGAAGAAAGGCTAAAAAATTTTGACATACTGTGGAACGAATTAAAAACAGTTTATGAGAATCTCGACATAAGTTTAGCCTCCTTAAAATCCGAAATAGAGGTGTTTGAAAAGAGTACATTTGTCGAGATGGAAGACATCCATGATGCCATCGAAGGATACCTGAATGATACTGTTACGAAAGCAAATGTATCGGACATTTTCACCTCAACTAACTTTCGACACTTAACTACAAGCTTCGATCAGTTTTTCCAGCACGTCCGTTCCAAGGAATCTTCGGTATCTGACTGGATACAGCAGTTGGCCAAAGACGCTTtcgaaattttaaaagttatcgTTAATGATGAAGACTCATGGGAATATTATAATTTCACCGGGAAGACGCATTATTTAGGCAATATCTCAGAAATTGGACAAAATTTAGGAGAAAACTTTACTTTTGTAGCCGAGTTAATGCActtttctgattttataaatGGAACTGATTCGAATATCTTATCAACTTATAATGACATAGTGCAAGGAATGACAGAATATAAAGAGTCCCTGAAAATCGACAGCAGTTTTATAAA GGATAATTTTTTGAATGTTGACATTTTCTACCGTCAAATGAGCTATGAAGAAATCCACCAACAAAAAGCATATGAAATGTTTTCCCTCTGGT gtGACATTGGAGGAACAATGGGTCTTTTCTTGGGAGCTAGTTTTTTGTCTGTTGTAGAAATTGTGGATTTTATCTTTACTCATTTAACGTTTGCGAAAACCCCCAAAGAAGACCAAGTAAAGAAGATTTATCTTTGA
- the LOC105330373 gene encoding degenerin-like protein del-10 isoform X1: protein MSILKDHFYEGATIMEPSKIRRVDAFEKSYTPNGQNTRVAAPNSPGMSQRYQRFRSSLHEYGNSASFHGLRFVTDPLANKPRRLIWLCLLTACLAVLVYQIVDRVTHFYSYPVTVNVKVNYNTTLQFPAVTICNQNAFKATLSATLSRYRLIEEMYTEPETFNQDRLREFSAENISLADLYLESAHRKEDFIFRSVWKGHPVADSDIHELVTDHGVCYTFKNTGLDGFVTSPGVENGLRLTLNIEQYEYMPGPHDAAGIKMLLHDRDEIPRVHALGQAIPPGAHVFVGVKIVEVTNLPLPHGSCLDKTLEYSDVYTTEACQLDCLTRRAGQICGCRSLFMPQKNGYPPICTLDAFYGCLQNVLESFPAESADLCDCPVPCYFRLYETDISYASTSAYTLNKLLGEDDKNNLTEKLLRASEVTSRYELNKFSKIQKLNDRLKRNMNELREKVTVNLKETVSSAIVAVNDRYQDIEEHYNWKEYLYRYQAYIMEKNFMRPRDAYEERTFHIVALGYAEYIMKIESRIRRLANGNIVDASSRQVLFDDTLDLLSSRRKIVETALVNFTTLIEAYDTGIQIFNYKFFSTPRSHNIPAAPKPLIKESRVHNSYAKKYGKRFGTYLNRTINILNFCQSVVDEAFYNKTLDEGNMTECRETFRFLMRNWVFARSVFYFETIDWPLKQIEERLKNFDILWNELKTVYENLDISLASLKSEIEVFEKSTFVEMEDIHDAIEGYLNDTVTKANVSDIFTSTNFRHLTTSFDQFFQHVRSKESSVSDWIQQLAKDAFEILKVIVNDEDSWEYYNFTGKTHYLGNISEIGQNLGENFTFVAELMHFSDFINGTDSNILSTYNDIVQGMTEYKESLKIDSSFIKDNFLNVDIFYRQMSYEEIHQQKAYEMFSLWCDIGGTMGLFLGASFLSVVEIVDFIFTHLTFAKTPKEDQVKKIYL, encoded by the exons ACTGATATGGCTCTGTTTGCTGACGGCATGCCTCGCTGTTCTTGTGTATCAGATAGTGGACCGTGTCACACACTTTTATTCCTACCCAGTCACAGTTAATGTAAAAGTCAACTATAACACGACACTACAGTTTCCGGCTGTCACAATTTGCAACCAAAATGCATTCAA AGCAACATTGTCTGCTACCTTAAGTAGATACAGACTTATTGAAGAAATGTATACGGAGCCTGAAACCTTTAACCAGGACCGACTCCGTGAATTTTCAGCTGAGAACATCTCTCTCGCTGATCTGTATTTAGAATCTGCACACAGAAAGGAAGACTTTATTTTCAG AAGTGTGTGGAAAGGCCACCCTGTAGCAGACTCCGATATACACGAGCTGGTGACAGACCACGGAGTCTGTTATACCTTCAAAAATACGGGCCTGGATGGATTCGTCACATCTCCGG GTGTTGAAAATGGATTGCGTTTGACGTTGAACATTGAACAGTATGAATACATGCCTGGCCCCCATGATGCCGCCGGAATCAAGATGCTGCTCCACGACAGAGACGAAATCCCTCGCGTCCACGCCCTCGGGCAAGCTATTCCCCCGGGCGCCCATGTGTTTGTGGGCGTCAAGATAGTAGAG GTAACAAACCTCCCCCTACCCCACGGAAGCTGTCTGGACAAGACCTTGGAGTACTCGGACGTGTACACGACCGAGGCCTGTCAGCTAGACTGTCTAACCAGGAGGGCGGGGCAAATCTGTGGCTGTCGATCTTTATTCATGCCTCAAAAAAATG GATATCCTCCCATCTGTACGTTAGACGCATTTTATGGCTGCCTTCAAAATGTACTCG AATCCTTTCCAGCCGAATCAGCCGATCTCTGCGATTGCCCTGTACCGTGTTATTTCAGGCTCTACGAAACAGACATTTCGTATGCAAGTACATCGGCGTACACACTAAACAAACTATTAGGTGAAGATGATAAGAACAATTTAACTGAAAAGTTGTTGAGAGCTTCAGAAGTCACGTCTCGATACGAGCTCaacaagttttcaaaaattcagaAATTGAATGATCGTTTGAAACGTAATATGAACGAATTAAGAGAAAAAGTTACAGTCAATTTGAAAGAGACCGTCAGTAGTGCAATAGTGGCTGTAAACGATAGGTACCAAGATATCGAGGAGCATTACAACTGGAAAGAATACCTGTACAGATATCAAGCGTACATCATGGAGAAAAATTTTATGCGTCCAAGAGATGCATATGAGGAGCGCACATTTCATATTGTGGCTTTGGGCTATGCTGAATACATAATGAAAATAGAGAGTAGAATCCGCAGACTTGCCAATGGCAACATCGTCGACGCTTCGTCAAGACAGGTTCTTTTTGATGATACCTTAGACTTACTTAGTAGTAGACGAAAGATAGTAGAAACTGCTTTGGTGAATTTCACAACATTAATAGAAGCATACGACACTGGTATACAGATTTTCAATTACAAGTTTTTTAGTACTCCAAGATCACATAACATACCTGCGGCTCCGAAGCCGCTTATTAAGGAATcgagagttcataattcttacGCTAAAAAGTATGGAAAACGTTTCGGCACGTACCTTAACCGGACAATTAACATTCTCAATTTTTGCCAATCTGTGGTCGACGAGgctttttacaacaaaaccCTAGACGAAGGAAACATGACAGAATGTCGCGAGACTTTCCGTTTCCTAATGCGGAACTGGGTGTTTGCTAGAAGCGTATTCTACTTCGAAACAATAGACTGGCCACTGAAACAAATCGAAGAAAGGCTAAAAAATTTTGACATACTGTGGAACGAATTAAAAACAGTTTATGAGAATCTCGACATAAGTTTAGCCTCCTTAAAATCCGAAATAGAGGTGTTTGAAAAGAGTACATTTGTCGAGATGGAAGACATCCATGATGCCATCGAAGGATACCTGAATGATACTGTTACGAAAGCAAATGTATCGGACATTTTCACCTCAACTAACTTTCGACACTTAACTACAAGCTTCGATCAGTTTTTCCAGCACGTCCGTTCCAAGGAATCTTCGGTATCTGACTGGATACAGCAGTTGGCCAAAGACGCTTtcgaaattttaaaagttatcgTTAATGATGAAGACTCATGGGAATATTATAATTTCACCGGGAAGACGCATTATTTAGGCAATATCTCAGAAATTGGACAAAATTTAGGAGAAAACTTTACTTTTGTAGCCGAGTTAATGCActtttctgattttataaatGGAACTGATTCGAATATCTTATCAACTTATAATGACATAGTGCAAGGAATGACAGAATATAAAGAGTCCCTGAAAATCGACAGCAGTTTTATAAA GGATAATTTTTTGAATGTTGACATTTTCTACCGTCAAATGAGCTATGAAGAAATCCACCAACAAAAAGCATATGAAATGTTTTCCCTCTGGT gtGACATTGGAGGAACAATGGGTCTTTTCTTGGGAGCTAGTTTTTTGTCTGTTGTAGAAATTGTGGATTTTATCTTTACTCATTTAACGTTTGCGAAAACCCCCAAAGAAGACCAAGTAAAGAAGATTTATCTTTGA